The following coding sequences are from one Hippopotamus amphibius kiboko isolate mHipAmp2 chromosome 9, mHipAmp2.hap2, whole genome shotgun sequence window:
- the DCUN1D5 gene encoding DCN1-like protein 5 isoform X3, whose amino-acid sequence MCDCTEKLQNKFDFLRSQLNDISSFKNIYRYAFDFARDKDQRSLDIDTAKSMLALLLGRTWPLFSVFYQYLEQSKYRVMNKDQWYNVLEFSRTVHADLSNYDEDGAWPVLLDEFVEWQKVRQTS is encoded by the exons gtgtGACTGCACAGAAAAGTTACAGAACAAATTTGACTTTTTGCGCTCACAGTTGAATGatatttcttcctttaagaaTATCTACAGATATGCCTTTGATTTTGCGAGG gATAAAGATCAGAGAAGCCTTGATATTGATACTGCTAAGTCTATGTTAGCTCTTCTCCTTGGGAGGACATGGCCACTGTTTTCAGTATTTTACCAGTACCTGGAg CAATCAAAGTATCGCGTTATGAACAAAGATCAGTGGTACAATGTGTTAGAATTCAGCAGAACAGTCCATGCCGATCTTAGTAACTATGATGAAGATGGTGCTT GGCCTGTTCTTCTTGATGAATTTGTTGAGTGGCAGAAAGTTCGTCAAACATCATAG